GTGGCAGTTATTTGTCTGATGACAGAGCGAATTTCATCCTGAATTGCCTTCTGAGATTTCTCTCGTGGTCCactggaaaaataagaaaactctGGTAGGAGAAGTTTGAAACTTCTGCGCTGGCAGTTTCCTCTAAATACAGTTCTCTTTGTTAAGCTCTGGTAGTTTGCTCCAGTATTTTTAGAGTAGTAGTGACACTTGAGTCGTTAGAAAAAGTGCTAGTTGCTCTGCCTTTATTGTTGTTTGTGTGTTCAATTATATAATGACTGGTTTGCAGACAGAGGGTAGGGCACTGAGCAAGGTTTGAAGGCACAAGTCCATGGCATTGATCCTGTGCCTGCCCCGGTACTCGGGAGCAGAGGGACCGCGGTACTCACTTGTCATCCTTTGCAGTTTTGTCACACTCGATGTCAAACTGCCACCGCTCCAGGACCTCGCTGCTCTCGATGCTGGAGATGACCACCACCAGGCGCTGCACGATGCACTTGTACAGCCACTCTGCAAGAAGCCAGGGCAGTGCTTAGAGGGCGAGAAGCGGCGGCAGGGACACCGCAGGGAGGGCCCGGCCGCCGGCGCGCACCTTTCATCTGCTCGGTCACGTTGTTGAGGTAGTTGGCCAGCTCGGGGTCCGTGGTCACCAGCAGGGTGAGCCCGTACTTCTGCACGCGGGTGAAGGTCTCGGGGGGGTAGATGCCCCGCTGGTACAGGATGCTGTTGATTCCATAGGCTGCACGATTTAGACGGAGAGGGAAAGGGATGTGTACCGCACCCACCCCAGGGCCCAGCCGGCGGCCATGTCGCTCCACAAGACGCGGCCTCCCACCCCCTCAcctcccctcccaccctccttctctccctccctctctcgcAGCGCGGTCCCCGGGGTCCCCCGCGGCCCCCTTACAGAAGAACTCGGCAACGAGCTCGGCGCTGCCGCGCAGGGTGATGCCCTGCTGCTCCCGGCCGAGCTGCTGCTGCGCCGCCATGGCCGCCGCTTCCCCGCCGCCCGGTTCGAatccggccccgcccccgcccggccccgccccttcCCGCGCGTGCGGCCCCGCTGAGGGGGTCGCGCGCCACCTCAGGCGATACCACCGGCTTTCCCTCCGGGAATCGCCATTCCCTGGGGCCCTTACCCGTGCAAAACGGGCGGCAGCCTGCGGGGTTCCGTGGCTGCCTGGAGggaaagaagggtttttttccttcatgttaaACTGGCCGGCCGCTCCCCGAGCCGTTGCGTGTGTGGGCGGGTCTGAGGGGCGCGCGGAGCGGGGGCGGAGCGagtgtgcagctctgccttgggaaTGCTGCGCGGAGTTGCGTTTCAGCGTTTGCCAAG
The genomic region above belongs to Molothrus aeneus isolate 106 chromosome 4, BPBGC_Maene_1.0, whole genome shotgun sequence and contains:
- the MAD2L1 gene encoding mitotic spindle assembly checkpoint protein MAD2A, with the translated sequence MAAQQQLGREQQGITLRGSAELVAEFFSYGINSILYQRGIYPPETFTRVQKYGLTLLVTTDPELANYLNNVTEQMKEWLYKCIVQRLVVVISSIESSEVLERWQFDIECDKTAKDDNGPREKSQKAIQDEIRSVIRQITATVTFLPLLESACAFDLLIYTDKDLAVPAKWEESGPQFIANSEEVRLRSFTTTIHKVNTTVAYKKDSVP